One Podospora pseudopauciseta strain CBS 411.78 chromosome 4, whole genome shotgun sequence genomic window, tggatTCTCAGTACCCGACAGCAAGACTGAGGATTATTGGGTGCTCCAGCGGCGGCTTCTCCCGCATGCGGAGAGATGCTCATGGTGGGCTGGGGGGTTCCGGGGGGGCGAGAGCGACTTCGAAGGCATTAATACCACCGGCGCAACACATATGTTGGGCATCCTTTACGTAGATCAGGGCCGACTAGGGGAAGCCGAAGCGATGTACCAGCGGGCGCTGGAAggcaaggagaaggcgctCGGGCCGGATCACACATCGACTCTCAGTACAGTCAACAACTTAGGCAACCTTTACGTAAATCAGGACCGACTAGGGGAAGCCGAGGCGATGTACCAGCGGGCGCTGGAAGGATGGGAGAAGGCGCTCGGGCCAGATCACACATCGACTCTCAGTACAGTCAACAACTTAGGCAACCTTTACGTAAATCAGGACCGACTaggggaggccgaggcgaTGTGCCGACGGGCGCTATCCGGGTTTCAGACTACTCTGGGGCCATCTCATTCAAAATCTCAACGTGCCATACGGAGTATAGAATCTTTACAGCAAACACAAGGTACCTTCGATATATATTCCTGTCGCAACATTAACTAATGGTCTTCGCTAGGCTTATCTATTAAAACTCATCAACCGAGGCGAAAAAGCCGCGCCGAAGTCTTGGAGAAGCTGAGAGCCAGATTTCGTAAACTTAAGGCTGGTTAAGCTAGCTTTTGAGTCGAGGAAGTCTTCTTGATAGTCATAAGTGGAGTAAGACTATTATCGCGGCATTCGCGCATCCTTGTGCCCGGGTTCTCCTGATAGATATTATATTGCTTTCAGCGTTTACTATAGATACAGGCATACGAACTCTTAAAGATAGCTACCATCTATACCAGCGCGAGAGGTTGCGATCATGGCCGAGAACCAAGATCCCGATGCCGTTATTCGCTAGGATGTCTAAAATAGACGCGCTGCTCTCAGACGCAAAGACCTTGCGGGGTATACTGCTACCGGCAGTTTGATCAAAAAGTCCGACGATCAAGAAATTCTATATGTGGCCCTctgggaagaggatgagccCGATAGACTTCAGGCACTTGTCTTTTGTCACCCTGAAATGATCAAGATGATGGAGCGATTCCCGGAAGTGATGTATCTCGATGTTacatacaacaccaacaagTACAAATTTCTCTTCTTTCAGTCCAACTCGATGACCTGTTGGCTCGAATTACTCACAGTTCTTTGCCCTTGCTAACAACGAAAATACAGAGGCATTTGAGTTTATCTTCAATAGCATAAGGAATCTACTTGACAGGTTCAATATCCCTTATCCTCTGTTGATTATTGTTGAAATACAGCAGttatttgtggattttacagaTGTTATTTCCCGTGGCTCGCAGCACTCAAAGGCTTCAAGCCACAACGCCCACAACGTCCACAACGCCCACAACGGTCACGAGGAGCTACAAAGTTCTCGTATAAGCCATTGTGACTAACTGAACCGATGGTAGATGTGGGGAACGATAAGGAGAAAAACGAGGTCTTGGATGCCTATAAAAGGCTCCCCTCGCAGTGAATTTGGAATGGTCTTTTCTCTCCACTCTTAAGGTCAAGTCAAACAGTCAAAGACAATATACTGGTTTACCACACTCTCTTCCAGGGCACAGCTTCAGTGTCCACCATTCTATTTGCAGGGCATAAGTTCCCTATACTTCCCTTCCTTCGGTGTCACCTCACACCGTCGTACCTCGCAGTCCAAGGACTCCAGAGTCTCCAGGTAATTGCTTCCGATCTGCCCGGCAGGGCTTAATCAACTAGCCTGCAGGCGACGTATCTCAACAATATCCTAACTGTAATCTCTTCTAGCTCACTTATAAAGTGTAATTCATGTGATATTCACTCAGGAGGTGTCACGGCAGGGCAGACCACTGCGCCAAACTACCGGTTCACGAAAATATCTACGACACATGGATGCCCACTCACTTCAAAAACATCTGCTCTGCCATCGATCAGTTGCCGTCAAATTTGGACCACAACGCGACTTGTGCCGTCTCCACGTCCGCGCCGCATGAGATTGCCAGAATGCCGCACAATCTGAGAATCAACCAGATTACAGCCAAGACCAACCCGCCGGTGCCAGTGCCATATGCCGTCCTTTGCCATTGAACCCGGGCGTCTGAGACAGCGCTACTCTGTCCCGCGAGGCCTCACACACCCTTCTTTCCCAAGCCTTCGTAAGCTTACTGTAATAGTGCGCCCACaaccgggggaggagatggacgTCCTGAACACAGTAGCGCCTGATTTCCTCATTGAGAGGCCGCTCATTAAACACCTGGTAACTGCCCCCACGTTCGGGCGCAAAAAGCCTGGTGCCTCGCTCCTTGGTGGCCATCCAGGAACTCCGCTCCGACGCGCTCAGAGAGGCATCGTGCTCAATGCACCGGGCCAGCCCGCAGACGACCCTCCGCGAAAACGTGCGCGTGGCGAGCTCCATCAGCTGCAGGTCCTGGACGCCTGCGAGACGGATCTGGAAGTGGCTGAATAGCGCATCTGAGTCGTTACGGACGTCGAAGAAGACCTTAGGGATAGTCTCTGACTCCAGGATGTCCTTGAAGGTACGGCCCGTGGTTGAACTGAGGGTGGAGAACGCCTTTTCACcgaggatgtggatgtcGATGAGGTAGGCCCTGCGAAGGGGCAGGACATAGATTTGAAGAATGGATATAGTGCCATGTCTGGAAAGGTTAACTCCCTCGAGGTCGATGTACAGCGAGGGAGGCGTGATGGGCTGGCCATTAAGGATATCCACGAGGGCGGACATAGCCGTAGCGGTGTCGATGAGGCCGCCGGAATCCGGGTTGTGGGTACCCGTGTTCTCCGTGGGTATCGGTAAGTTTGCCCCGATGTTCGGATTCTGAATAGAAGTAGAAGTCGACATGTTTCCCGGCCTCAAGAGATATAGATGTTAGTAACGGGTTATCATTCTAATGAGTAGATAAGGCTGGCATACGTGTAATGAATGCTCCGTAAGGTTGTCAGTGCAGGTAAGTCTTGACTGAATAAAGCACGAAGATAGACGTGTCGGAGATCCCCAGTGAAGGGCATTACACCAGTTATAAGCCCGTTATCACAGAGGCCGGCCGGGATATTCATTAACGGCATCCCCCTCGATTCGAGACGTGGAGTCCTAATCCTCTAACCCATGGAATACGTCTTGCAGCACCGGTGTGTCTCTCATGTCCGTTTGTCACTGCAGCGTCCCGGCTATTTTCAACGATAACAGGTTAAGCAGGAAGCTATAAGAAAACAGATAAGCCAACAAATCGACGGGCCTCATCATAATCACTGCGTTAGAGGGAGAGATTATTAAGAAACTTGCTGAAGCCCGGCCGATCCAATCCGGTATCAGCTGTTTGGCGCAAGTTTGCCTGCGACGGCCCGCAAGCCAACCCGTCTGCCCCCCCGGCGAATGGGCAGCATCCCTCGACAACGACACCGTTGGTGAACCTTGAATGTGCCCTGCCTTCGGGAGCCTTCTGGACCTTAACACGGAGCAGTGATTCAGCCAACCAGCAATTTCGATCCAATAATACCAATCTAGACCAACGCTCTCCGTTTGctgctcttcctcggccCTGATCTACAGACTCTCTGCGCCTCGTTTGATACGAATCGGGGCATCGGCTGCGAGCTCTGGGTACTTGGAGGGCTTAAATATTTCGCGGGGATCAGAGGTATCGGCCATAATGGCGACAAACCGACAGAACTTTCTTCAAGAATTAAAGTCAATAGAAGTGAACTGCGATGTCAATGATGTCAAGTTCTCAATTTCCCGCAGCGCGGATGAAAGATATCACTGCCTAGCACCGTTTGCTACGCGCGGGAGGCTGCATCTAGAGCTTGGAAGAACTTGAAAGCCGGATCTCTCACCGTGTTTGGAACGTGTTCCCTCGCGAAAGTTGATATTTTCTTGATAGCCTTCTTGATCAGGGCCTGATCAAAGCGGCGAGGACAACCACACATCCCAGGACACCTCCCGCACTAGCGTAAGGGCTGAGGTATGAACCCTTGAAAACTGAACTATATCTAACGTTAGTTCTAATGGGTTTAATAACGGGCTATTAGCACGCGCAAGGAGAAAACGGAAGTCATGATCAGTTTTGGTTGCGGTAAGTATAGCCGAACGGTCCTTGGACCCACTTTAGCTCTGGGTGATGCTTACTGCGCTTACCTTCTGCTCACCTCGTGAGACCAATACGGACTGAGCCAAAAATTTTGTCGGGTGTGACTATATGGGTATGTGCATTAACCGTAAAGCCAGACAGCCTCAGGCAGGTACAGAAGAATATACCCAACAAGCCTAGAGACATTGCACACAACCCAGCCATCACTCTGCTTGACcactttctcttctctctctctctcagccTACCCAACTCCTTCGACCGGTCTCACCCACACAGGCGCTCCGGTTGGTAATTAACAGCGCTCGGGAGCGGGCGCGGGGCAAGACTAGACCAGACCAGAACATGCGACGAGCCCGAGGACCTTTtactacctaggtacttgTTGCCTACCTGAGGTCAGAAAGAACCATCAGCTCGCAGGCGTCCAACCAGTCAGTTGTTGCTGCCCCAGCATGGCGCTGTTCCCTGGAATGGGCCGGGCACAACTGCATCTGTTTCCCCCAGTCTATATATGTGTGGAGCGGCTGCTCTCCATCCCTCTGTTGTGCTCCGTAAGCGATTGGCCGAGCCTAGGTAAGGAGGACGAGACAGGCCCATGCCGGAGGCACAATGCACGGCTCCCAGCCCATTTCAACACTGACCGCAACGACTGCGTTGCTTTGGTGATTCCCCAAGGCGAGAGAAATACTACTATCAGTCATGGAGAAGTCTGCGCTCGCATTGTCTGTATTCCCTCTCCTTCATAGCTCACCTGCTGATATATTATTCGACGCGCGAGTGTAGGGTGGAGAAACTGGAAACACGATAACTTTTGGCTGGTCTCGAATGGGGGTTGAACCCTTTTTGAAGGGGTGGAGGCAGGAAGGGTTTAGTTTGATTCGATGAGGATTAATCAGTGCTGGGGGAGATGAGCcggggggggggtgatgttgtcgttCTGGCTGTGTTGGTTTAAAGCCAGAGTAGGTGTGTAGGGTcgggagagagggggagagatGGTTTACGTGTCCATGAACTGGATGGGGGTTGTAATTGATGGGGATAGATGGGGTTTGGGCAATGGGGAGTTAATGTTGTGGAGTtggacggtggtggtattTGATATAACTGTGTAAAGTCTGGGTGATGGGAAGTTTGGCGTCTTGGGGGAATCAAGGTTATGACTTTTGTATAACGGCAGATGTCTATATGGTACTTGTCGTGTTAATAGTCTTGGTTATGTGAATAGATGGGATGTTAAATAGGGCGTATGAGCTAGGGACGTAAGGAGGTTTTAAGTTTGATTCTAGTCTTTGAACGATGAACTGTGATCAAGTGGTAGGTGTCAGGAATGGACATGTAGGAGATTTCGAAATCTTTAAGACAGCTACTTCCATGTTTGCAAAGTCTCGGCCAGTGAAATTTGGAGACGAAAGCCCTGATTTACATTTGAATTATATATGAAATATCAGCAGCTTATAGGTCGGACACTTATTTCATTGCATGGCAGCATGGGCATAGCGCGAAGCAGAGCTTAAAGATCACACCCAACATCTAGGCTTAACTACAACTGCCAATAAATGCGTCAGCTCCTCCCGCTTCATCATGTTTCCAGCGCCATAAGCATAGGTAGACTCCGACATCCGCCCCTCAAGCCCAGAaatcccccttctcctcatccgaATCAGCATCAGACTCCGCATCAAccacaaaccccccctccccatcatccgcACCCATAATCTCGTCAAACTTCCTCAACCAATTTCTAGCTGTCAAATCCGCCGTGTCATCCCTGACACGCACGATAGACGATCTGATGTCCGACCTACGGACCTGGTCCTCGAATACAGCTGTCCAGCGGTCCCAGATCTCATTTACACGTCGTAAACAcgcttctctctctttgggGAACGCTTCTGCTCGTTCCCTCCACGCGCGCGCCTCATGCCTGATGCCTGATCGTAGGTACTCGTCATACTCGGCCCAGTCTGTCCTTCGTGGCCAGCGACCTGTGTGTTTTCTGGTTTGTTGGGGTGCTGGGCCAGGGATTTGTGTCCTTGGTCGGGTGCTTCTGGTAACAGTGCGTCGGGGGGCTGCGAATGAAGACTGCcgatgctgctgttgctgctgctgctgctgagagaGACTATTCTGGGCGTTGTCTGCCCGGTTAGGTGAGTATGTATGGCGGGAGACGGTGCTGACTGTCACggtagatggtggtgggggaatGACACCACCAGAGAGTGCGGTGGCTTGGTTtagagggttggtggtgggcgaACCCGCGACGGTGTTGACGGTTGATGAAGACATGTTGAAGACCTTTTGTGGGAGACAACGATGGAGGTGTTCCGGATGCTGAACTGGAGGTGTCAACGTTTTTGAACTTTTAGAGGGAATGAAGCATTGTTCCAGGTATTTCTCTTAATCTTAGACATGAATTTAGGTTGTGAGTCTGTGACGAAGTTTTTGCAAGCCTCTGAACCTTATTATCTGAAGGTCCGGCCAAGATGTGCTCCAGTTTTCTGACCTTTCTGACGATTGGGCTTGTGGCTATTTGGTAGGCTCACAGACACTCCTTTCCACAACAAATTCCATGCAGAGAGTTCCGGAGCTGGAAAACTTTGTCACGAAAGCCATGTCTATTACTCTATTAATGTCGCTCCAATCCTTGGCGCTTTCCCAACATAGTGAGATTGCTCTATCATGAATCAAATCGCTCGTGCCCTCCTCCTAAAGCCCCAAGAAGCGATTAGCAAATGGCTTTGCCTATTTATCAAGTAAACTCCGGCATACGTCTGGAAGTCTTAACTCCAAACTCGACGCAAGACTTCatgctcctcatcatctgTTTCAAACTCCAGATACCAAGCAACAAGCGCAAAAGACACTATCGTCCAATATGAACTGGACTCCCGGCGAACGTCCAATGGAGCCCGCAACTGAGGAGGTCTTGACATTTCGGCCATACGACTAGAAACAACGATTAAATCAGAAAAGGAACGGACCATTAGGATCGGTTTCTGGGGGGGAACTCACCATAAGAACACAAAATACATTTTTGCCCCTCCTGAATCTAGCCGTATTCCGCGCCTTTTGAGAATCCAAGTGACCAAGATACCACAGCCTCGTAAACATTTCCAGGAGTAAACAGATGGATCGCGGCCTAGGTTGAAGAATTAGCGACGACATGGAACATAATGGTTGGCAGGCTTTGACTAACTCCTGTTTATGGCGCTCTAAAAGACTGACTCCGCCTCCGAGTCGGAGATGTCGACGTAATTgtcttcccctccaaccaGGATGGAATCAAACAATTCGCCACTCATCAATTCACTCTCGAGAAGGACGAGCCCGATGGAGCTATGTCTGCTCTGGATTCTGCGAACAGTTAGTATAAGTAACTTGCAGGGGATGCCAAGGTACGGTGCGTCATGATAGTATAGGTTCACCAGTTGTCATTCAGAAAGATACCCAGGAAATGTTCCAATCACGACTTTTTAATCTAGATATACCAGCATGACCTACTTGAAATCACTTGCGGTGCATTATCTTGTCATTCTGTTACCTAAACCTCCCCGCTCTTCGTCTCAATACATGTAGGCATCGACTACGAGCTGCACTTTCTCCCACAAATGCTTGTCCTGTTCCACATGGTTTTATACTTCACATGCTCAGAAGAAACTTAGCGACTCTATGTAAAAGAAGTCGCTGGAATCAGCCTGTACTTGCGACTGTTGGCGGGACGCTAAACCACAGACTCAGCCTCCGAGTCAGAGGAGTCGGCATAGGGATCCTCTTCTCCAATTATCAGGGGGTTGAACAGTGAGTGCTCCATGGTATTGATTTCGACCGCAACGATCCTTATTGAGCACTGACGGCCAATATCCTTAGAACATCGAAATCAACTACTGGTTAGAATTGATACACGACTTTGTAGAAAAGATCGCGAGGCCACGCGCTCAGGTGAAGGGTACGTACCGGCGCCGGAAGGCAGCCTCAGCCGTAGGAGCGAAGAATTGGATGGGGTTGCTTGAGAAGGAGCGCGTTGGGGTTCGCGGAGGTGGCGATTTGTTGCCAGGCTGCAGAGGCGAGGGTGGCCAGCTTGGAATTCAGTTGTAGATGGTACCTTAGGCCTGATGACAATGTAGGTGTcgggtttgatgatgatgttccTAACAGGTCTGATTTAGTGGTAATGTGAGTGTCAGATATTTGGAGATGTGTGCGCTTGCGAGGCGGGAGAAATGAAGCCAGAAGAGGAGATAAAAGCCAACTTCTTCATGGAGGCCGGCAGAGAGTTGACCAGTAGCCTGGCGCGTCCTGACGCGAGATAGCCACCTCGACGCGGTTGTTCTTTGGGGCTCTCTTTGGGTGGTTGCTCTAAATGCAAAGCTTGACGCCGACTTCGCTATATATTGCGAGCCTATGCTATCACTCGCTCCTTCCGTCCAAAGTTTGATGTTGAATTGACTCTTTCCCCTAAGATTACCCTGGTTTACCTTGTGGAAAAGAATCAAGTTGAAACTCCTAACCCGGACTCCGAATCTCTCTTTCCCTCTGGCCTAATCGCGCTTATCAACAAATCTTCATAGAAAAACTTATATAAATTGATAAAGAAAGGAACGGATTTTGATCACGAGGTCAATAAGAGGTACCCAAATGCCTGATTCTGAATTGATCTACATTTCTTTAATCCCAAATTTACGGATGGAGCGATTGCAAACTC contains:
- a CDS encoding hypothetical protein (COG:L; EggNog:ENOG503P2A7) produces the protein MPLMNIPAGLCDNGLITGVMPFTGDLRHVYLRALFSQDLPALTTLRSIHYTPGNMSTSTSIQNPNIGANLPIPTENTGTHNPDSGGLIDTATAMSALVDILNGQPITPPSLYIDLEGVNLSRHGTISILQIYVLPLRRAYLIDIHILGEKAFSTLSSTTGRTFKDILESETIPKVFFDVRNDSDALFSHFQIRLAGVQDLQLMELATRTFSRRVVCGLARCIEHDASLSASERSSWMATKERGTRLFAPERGGSYQVFNERPLNEEIRRYCVQDVHLLPRLWAHYYSKLTKAWERRVCEASRDRVALSQTPGFNGKGRHMALAPAGWSWL